From the Kribbella sp. CA-293567 genome, the window CGATCGCCAGGCCGATACCGAACAGGAACGCGACCGAGTGCAGCACCGGCTGCGGCAGTACCGGCACCGTGTCCGGGAAGTGGAACAGCGCCAGCCGGTACCCACCGCCGACCGCGACCGCCGCCAGACACAGGAGTAGCCCACCGGGCACCTTGAGCCGCTGGGTGAGCCGCCAGACGAACGGGAAGTAGGCGTAGAAGAACATCTCCACCGACAGCGTCCAGGACGCCGGGTTCCCGGCGTACAGGATGGTGGGTTCGTTCGACCAGCCGTGCAGCAGCACCAGCGACAGCAGCAGGATGCCGATGTCGAAAGGCTTGATCCAGCTCATCGCCGGATCCGGGTCGAACCGGTAGAAGACGAAGACCGCGAGCAGCAACGCCACCGCGTGAGCCGGCCAGATCCGGGCGAACCGGCGCCGGTAGAACGTGCCGACCTTCGTGTGCGGCTGCGCCGACCAGGTCAGCACGAACCCCGACAGGACGAAGAAGAACGTCACGCCGGAGGTGCCGTACTTGAGGAACTTGTGGATCGGCAGCGGCGCGAGGTTCGTCATGTGGTGCGCGAACACGAAGAACGCCGCCCACCAGCGCAGACCGGTGAGCGACTCGACCCGCGGCAACCGCTTCTTGGGCGGCGCGGCGCCAGGTTCGGCCGGCACCGGCGCCGTCGGCTCGTCGTGAGCCAGCGGCGCGGGAGCGACCAGCTCCTGGCCCTCTTCTTTCTCCTCGGCGGCCTTCGTCATCTCGCTATCCCGCGGCGAGTGCGGCGACGACCCGGCCGGCCGCCTGACCGTCGCCGTACGGCGCGGCCTGGGCAGCGGTCGGAACCGGACGAACGGCCAGCTCGGGCAGCTTCGACAGATCCGTGGTGAGCACGT encodes:
- a CDS encoding acyltransferase family protein, which codes for MTKAAEEKEEGQELVAPAPLAHDEPTAPVPAEPGAAPPKKRLPRVESLTGLRWWAAFFVFAHHMTNLAPLPIHKFLKYGTSGVTFFFVLSGFVLTWSAQPHTKVGTFYRRRFARIWPAHAVALLLAVFVFYRFDPDPAMSWIKPFDIGILLLSLVLLHGWSNEPTILYAGNPASWTLSVEMFFYAYFPFVWRLTQRLKVPGGLLLCLAAVAVGGGYRLALFHFPDTVPVLPQPVLHSVAFLFGIGLAIALRSGWRPWLPVPLAFAIFSVGIYTLYYSGVHAKTFPLATTMGLTQKEILTVLYGLLILAVASRDMRGGRSWLRSKPLVALGQWSYSFYLVHATILYAIKEFHGVAGPIGWSNLTWYAGVLALSIAASALLYKLVEHPLEKRLRGPR